In one window of Chitinophagales bacterium DNA:
- a CDS encoding F0F1 ATP synthase subunit alpha, with translation MVEIKPDEISAILRQQLSNYNVAAELEEVGTVLQVGDGIARVYGLNNVKAGELVEFENGVKAIALNLEEDNVGVVLMGESTEIKEGDKARRTGQIASIKVGEGLVGRVINTLGEPIDGKGPITGELYEMPLERKAPGVIYREPVKEPLQTGIKAIDAMIPIGRGQRELVIGDRQTGKTAICIDTIINQKEFFDAGKPVYCIYVAIGQKASTIAGVMKTLEDNGAMQYTTIVAASAADPAPQQFYAPFAGAAIGEFFRDTGRPALIIYDDLSKQAVAYREVSLLLRRPPGREAYPGDVFYLHSRLLERAAKVIGNDDVAKNMNDLPESIKHLVKGGGSLTALPIIETQAGDVSAYIPTNVISITDGQIFLEGNLFNAGIRPAINVGISVSRVGGNAQIKSMKKVAGTLKLDQALYREMEAFSKFGGDLDAATKLVLDKGARNVEILKQPQYTPFPVEKQVAIIYLGTQGLLREVAVSKVKEFEAHFLTEMENKLPDVLADFKKGNLDEGNIKKMTDLAKSIMPQYK, from the coding sequence ATGGTGGAAATCAAACCAGATGAAATTTCAGCGATACTGCGTCAGCAGTTAAGCAACTACAATGTTGCTGCTGAATTAGAGGAAGTGGGTACGGTGCTGCAGGTGGGCGACGGTATCGCCCGTGTTTACGGTCTGAACAATGTAAAGGCCGGTGAACTGGTTGAGTTTGAGAATGGCGTTAAAGCCATCGCTTTGAACCTCGAAGAAGACAACGTGGGTGTGGTATTGATGGGTGAGTCTACCGAGATCAAAGAAGGTGATAAAGCACGTCGTACTGGTCAGATCGCTTCTATCAAAGTAGGGGAAGGTCTGGTTGGTCGTGTGATCAATACCCTCGGTGAACCCATCGATGGTAAAGGTCCTATCACTGGCGAACTCTATGAAATGCCACTGGAGCGTAAAGCCCCTGGTGTTATCTACCGCGAACCAGTTAAGGAACCACTGCAGACTGGTATCAAGGCCATCGATGCCATGATTCCCATCGGTCGTGGTCAGCGTGAGCTGGTAATCGGCGACCGTCAGACTGGTAAAACTGCCATCTGTATTGATACCATCATTAACCAGAAAGAATTCTTTGACGCTGGTAAACCAGTATACTGTATTTATGTTGCCATTGGCCAGAAAGCATCTACCATCGCCGGTGTGATGAAGACCCTGGAAGACAATGGTGCCATGCAATACACCACTATCGTAGCAGCTTCTGCCGCTGACCCTGCTCCTCAGCAGTTCTACGCGCCATTTGCCGGTGCTGCGATTGGTGAATTCTTCCGCGATACTGGACGTCCTGCATTGATCATCTATGATGATCTGTCTAAGCAGGCCGTAGCTTACCGTGAAGTATCATTGTTGCTGCGTCGTCCTCCTGGTCGTGAAGCATATCCCGGTGACGTATTCTACTTGCATAGCCGTTTGTTAGAGCGTGCTGCGAAAGTGATCGGTAACGATGATGTTGCTAAGAACATGAACGACTTACCAGAGTCTATCAAGCACCTGGTAAAAGGTGGTGGTTCTTTAACTGCCCTGCCAATCATCGAAACACAGGCTGGTGACGTATCTGCATACATCCCTACCAACGTAATCTCTATCACTGATGGTCAGATCTTCTTGGAAGGTAACTTGTTCAACGCAGGTATCCGTCCAGCGATCAACGTAGGTATCTCTGTAAGCCGTGTGGGTGGTAACGCACAGATCAAATCCATGAAGAAAGTAGCAGGTACCCTGAAACTCGATCAGGCCCTCTACCGCGAAATGGAAGCCTTCTCTAAATTTGGTGGTGATCTGGATGCCGCTACAAAACTGGTACTGGATAAAGGTGCTCGTAACGTAGAAATCCTGAAGCAGCCGCAGTATACACCATTCCCTGTTGAAAAGCAGGTTGCGATCATCTACTTAGGTACGCAGGGTCTGCTGCGCGAAGTAGCTGTAAGCAAGGTGAAGGAGTTTGAAGCACATTTCTTAACTGAAATGGAAAACAAACTGCCTGATGTATTGGCCGACTTCAAAAAGGGTAACCTGGATGAAGGTAATATCAAGAAGATGACAGATCTGGCTAAATCCATCATGCCACAGTACAAATAA
- the atpH gene encoding ATP synthase F1 subunit delta: MQNPRLAARYAKSLIDLAVEKNELEQVNSDMQYLRAVCKASREFVSVLRSPVIRADQKTAILGEVFKNGVKSELTSAFSRLLLNKSREANLPDIIEAFEDQYNAIKGIRKVKITTATPVDASAQEEIINRLKKESNGGFDKIQLEAAVDEELIGGFVLEFNNNVVDLSIQRDLRDIKKQFTKNIFVSNIR; encoded by the coding sequence ATGCAGAACCCACGTTTAGCAGCACGATACGCCAAAAGCCTGATTGACCTGGCCGTTGAAAAAAACGAGCTGGAGCAGGTGAATAGCGATATGCAATATCTGCGGGCTGTATGCAAAGCAAGCCGTGAGTTTGTGAGCGTACTGCGCAGCCCGGTAATTCGTGCAGACCAGAAAACGGCCATTCTCGGCGAAGTGTTTAAGAATGGTGTGAAGAGTGAACTGACTAGTGCTTTCAGCAGATTGTTGCTGAACAAAAGCAGAGAAGCCAACCTGCCAGATATTATTGAAGCTTTCGAGGACCAATACAATGCCATCAAGGGTATCCGTAAAGTGAAGATTACTACGGCTACACCTGTAGATGCATCCGCACAGGAAGAAATCATCAACCGCCTGAAGAAGGAAAGTAATGGTGGTTTCGATAAGATCCAGTTGGAAGCAGCAGTGGATGAAGAGCTGATTGGTGGTTTTGTACTTGAATTCAATAACAATGTGGTTGACCTGAGTATTCAGCGCGACCTTCGCGATATCAAAAAACAATTCACGAAAAACATTTTCGTGTCTAACATCAGATAA
- the atpF gene encoding F0F1 ATP synthase subunit B: protein MELLQPGLGLLVWNFIAFIVVFFILKAFAWKPILKSLQERETGIADAIASADKAKAEMAQLKNENEVLLQQAREERARMIKEAKEQADKMVSEAKEKAKNEYDRIVADAQVAITQQKNAALTDVKNQVGSLVIEVAEKVLRKELADKSAQEVYIKKLAEEVKLN from the coding sequence ATGGAATTATTACAACCGGGTTTAGGTTTATTGGTTTGGAACTTTATCGCTTTCATCGTGGTGTTCTTCATCCTGAAAGCTTTTGCATGGAAGCCAATCCTGAAAAGCTTGCAAGAGCGTGAAACAGGTATTGCTGATGCAATTGCCAGTGCTGATAAGGCCAAGGCTGAAATGGCACAGTTGAAGAATGAAAATGAAGTGTTGTTGCAGCAGGCGCGTGAAGAGCGTGCACGCATGATCAAGGAAGCAAAAGAGCAAGCTGATAAAATGGTGAGTGAAGCCAAGGAAAAAGCAAAGAACGAATATGACCGTATCGTTGCAGATGCGCAAGTGGCCATCACACAGCAGAAAAACGCTGCGCTTACTGATGTGAAGAATCAGGTAGGTAGCCTGGTCATTGAAGTAGCAGAAAAAGTACTGCGCAAAGAACTGGCTGATAAATCAGCACAGGAAGTGTATATCAAGAAACTGGCTGAAGAAGTAAAGCTGAACTAA
- the atpE gene encoding ATP synthase F0 subunit C has product MSMLNNLLDVSMSHLGGAIGAGLAAIGAGIGIGQIGKGATESIARQPEAANDIRGAMILTAAFVEGVALLAAVAGLLAVFKA; this is encoded by the coding sequence ATGTCAATGTTGAACAACTTGCTGGATGTTAGCATGTCTCACCTCGGTGGTGCGATTGGTGCTGGTCTGGCTGCGATTGGTGCTGGTATCGGTATCGGTCAGATTGGTAAGGGTGCTACAGAAAGCATCGCTCGCCAGCCTGAAGCTGCTAACGACATCCGTGGCGCTATGATCTTGACTGCCGCCTTCGTAGAAGGTGTTGCCCTGCTGGCCGCTGTAGCTGGTCTGCTGGCTGTATTCAAGGCGTAA
- the atpB gene encoding F0F1 ATP synthase subunit A: MVLKHVKSLLVAAFGLFLLTISMPALASDAPGHETGAHEAGAPKAINPSEVIMEHITDGHEFHFFTMGDFHATIPLPVILYSPERGLSVFMSSAFHHGHEAHNGYKLEHGHIVAVKEDGTPDTSVHVYDFSMTRNVVQMILALVILVVLMTKVAGKYKAQGGKQAPSGFQNMVEPVILFVRDDVGKTNLGHKYEKYMPYLLTVFFFILINNLFGLIPGSANVTGNIALTGVLALISFVVIIFSTNKHFWGHIFWFPGVPVPVKLLMLPVELMGIITKPFALMIRLFANMVAGHVIILSFIILIFIFGAMNAALGFGSSPIFIALAVFIYLIEVLVAFIQAYIFTNLTAVFISQAFEHGDHHDEHGHH, from the coding sequence ATGGTGCTGAAACATGTGAAATCTTTGCTGGTAGCGGCTTTCGGCCTTTTTTTATTGACAATTTCTATGCCTGCATTGGCGTCTGATGCACCCGGTCATGAAACCGGTGCACATGAAGCTGGTGCTCCTAAAGCCATTAACCCAAGCGAGGTGATCATGGAGCACATCACCGATGGCCATGAGTTTCACTTCTTTACAATGGGTGATTTTCACGCAACCATTCCCTTGCCTGTGATTCTCTATTCACCTGAGCGTGGTTTATCTGTATTCATGTCTTCTGCTTTTCATCATGGTCATGAAGCCCACAATGGCTACAAACTGGAACATGGTCATATTGTAGCTGTAAAAGAAGACGGCACACCCGATACTTCTGTTCATGTGTACGATTTCTCTATGACGCGTAACGTGGTACAGATGATTCTGGCACTGGTTATTCTGGTGGTGTTGATGACAAAGGTTGCCGGCAAGTATAAAGCACAGGGTGGTAAGCAGGCCCCAAGTGGCTTCCAGAATATGGTTGAGCCAGTGATTCTGTTTGTACGTGATGATGTTGGTAAGACTAACCTGGGTCATAAGTATGAAAAATACATGCCTTACTTGCTCACTGTTTTCTTCTTTATTCTGATCAATAACTTGTTTGGTTTGATTCCCGGATCAGCCAACGTAACTGGTAATATTGCTTTAACTGGTGTATTGGCCCTGATCTCTTTCGTAGTGATCATCTTCAGTACCAATAAGCATTTCTGGGGCCATATCTTCTGGTTCCCCGGTGTACCTGTACCTGTGAAATTGTTGATGTTGCCTGTTGAATTGATGGGTATCATCACCAAGCCTTTTGCCTTGATGATTCGTCTTTTTGCGAACATGGTTGCAGGTCACGTGATCATTTTAAGTTTCATCATCCTCATATTCATCTTTGGTGCAATGAATGCGGCGTTGGGCTTTGGCTCTTCACCAATCTTCATTGCGTTGGCAGTGTTTATCTACCTGATCGAAGTACTGGTTGCATTCATCCAGGCTTACATCTTCACCAACTTAACGGCGGTGTTTATCAGTCAGGCATTTGAACATGGCGATCACCATGATGAGCATGGGCACCATTAA
- a CDS encoding ABC transporter ATP-binding protein — translation MPAAPKKGFDTGLLKEVFRFARPYRLQFGASILLAILMAVFAPIRPYLIQLTIDKATAKAVQVPVWLRWLFEDAVWADATRFIIAVTIFQVCFIFVETTVRFAFTFTTAWLGQHVVRDMRNAVYKKILSLNLSQFDKTPIGTLTTRTINDIESINDIFSDGLIPILADLLTIIITLGTMLWIDWKLTLIALIPFPFMIIATYYFKESVNKSFIRVRNAVAALNAFVQEHITGMQIVQAFAAEEREFRKFKKINAEHRNANIHAIFAYSVFFPIVEVVLAVSTGLIVWWVANQAVGVSGQEIDFSGKLVAFILYMNQIFRPLRVIADKFNVLQMGMVAAERVVKVLENEDITADEGTHAPTNIKGKISFDHVWFAYTDEQYVLKDISFEANPGETIALVGHTGSGKTSIISLLNRLYTIQKGQIRLDDTPIESYQLDVLRSQFGVVLQDVFLFSGSILDNITLRNPDISREQVEAAARMIDMHDFIMQLPGGYDYHVMERGSTLSLGQRQLISFVRALLYNPSVLILDEATSSIDTESEQLIQQATDTLIKGRTSIIIAHRLSTIRKANRIIVLDKGELKEIGTHDELLAKGGFYARLHEMQFAKKAALS, via the coding sequence ATGCCCGCAGCCCCAAAGAAAGGATTTGATACCGGATTGTTGAAAGAAGTCTTTCGATTTGCAAGACCATACCGCCTGCAATTTGGGGCCAGCATTCTGCTGGCGATACTGATGGCTGTTTTTGCACCCATTCGCCCTTACCTCATTCAGCTCACCATTGATAAAGCTACAGCGAAAGCTGTTCAGGTACCAGTTTGGTTACGTTGGTTGTTTGAAGATGCTGTTTGGGCCGATGCTACCCGTTTCATTATTGCAGTAACCATCTTTCAGGTTTGTTTCATTTTCGTAGAAACCACAGTAAGATTTGCTTTCACCTTTACCACAGCCTGGTTGGGGCAACATGTGGTGCGCGATATGCGCAATGCGGTCTATAAGAAAATTCTCTCGCTTAACCTGAGTCAGTTCGATAAAACACCCATAGGTACGCTCACTACCAGAACCATTAATGATATTGAAAGCATCAATGATATTTTTTCTGATGGATTGATTCCCATTCTTGCGGATCTGCTCACCATCATCATCACACTGGGCACCATGTTGTGGATTGATTGGAAGTTGACCCTGATTGCCCTGATTCCTTTTCCTTTCATGATCATTGCCACTTACTATTTTAAAGAAAGTGTCAATAAGAGTTTTATTCGCGTGCGCAATGCAGTGGCTGCTTTAAATGCATTTGTACAGGAGCATATTACAGGTATGCAGATTGTACAGGCATTTGCTGCAGAAGAAAGGGAGTTTCGCAAGTTCAAAAAAATCAATGCTGAGCACCGCAATGCCAATATCCACGCCATTTTCGCTTACTCAGTTTTCTTCCCTATTGTGGAAGTGGTCTTGGCGGTAAGTACCGGTCTCATTGTTTGGTGGGTGGCCAATCAGGCAGTTGGGGTAAGCGGACAAGAAATTGATTTCTCCGGTAAATTGGTGGCTTTCATTTTGTACATGAACCAGATATTCCGGCCGCTACGCGTGATTGCCGATAAATTCAATGTGTTGCAAATGGGTATGGTAGCTGCAGAGCGGGTAGTGAAAGTGTTGGAGAATGAAGATATCACTGCAGACGAGGGTACACATGCGCCAACAAATATTAAAGGGAAAATAAGTTTTGATCATGTTTGGTTTGCTTACACCGATGAGCAGTATGTATTAAAAGACATCAGCTTTGAGGCCAATCCGGGAGAAACCATCGCCTTAGTAGGGCATACGGGTAGCGGCAAAACTTCGATTATCAGCTTATTGAACAGGCTTTATACGATTCAGAAAGGACAGATTCGCTTGGATGATACACCCATCGAATCTTACCAGTTGGATGTATTACGCAGTCAGTTTGGAGTAGTACTGCAGGATGTATTCCTTTTCTCCGGGTCTATATTAGATAATATCACCTTACGTAACCCCGATATCAGTCGCGAACAAGTGGAAGCTGCTGCCAGAATGATTGATATGCACGATTTCATCATGCAATTGCCGGGCGGCTACGATTACCATGTGATGGAAAGAGGCAGTACCCTGAGTCTGGGGCAGCGCCAGCTGATTTCTTTTGTACGGGCCTTGCTCTACAATCCTTCAGTCCTGATTCTGGATGAAGCTACTTCCTCTATCGATACAGAAAGTGAGCAGCTCATTCAACAGGCAACAGATACTTTAATCAAGGGCAGAACTTCCATCATCATTGCCCATAGATTATCTACCATTCGCAAAGCGAACAGAATCATTGTGTTAGACAAAGGCGAACTGAAGGAAATAGGTACACATGATGAGTTGTTGGCCAAGGGCGGATTCTATGCCCGTTTGCACGAAATGCAGTTTGCGAAAAAAGCCGCTTTATCCTGA
- a CDS encoding bifunctional (p)ppGpp synthetase/guanosine-3',5'-bis(diphosphate) 3'-pyrophosphohydrolase, with amino-acid sequence MQQPDFVQEAPKQKYNLTEEQEKREILRQYRALLRSLRPKLKKGDKELLRQSFEMAADAHKTMRRKSGEPYILHPIAVAMICVEEIGLGVRSTICSLLHDTVEDTDVTLEDIEREFGSEIARIVDGLTKIANVIDTNSSQQAENFKKILLTLTDDPRVILIKLADRLHNMRTLDSMKREKQLKIASETVWVYAPLAHRMGLYNIKTEMEDLAMKYMEPEAYKEIARKLSETKRERTRYINEFIRPIKEKLNAAGFSYEIYGRPKSIHSIWNKIKKKGVAFEEVYDLFAIRVILNSAQEKEKEECWKVYSMITDEYLPSPERLRDWLSNPKSNGYEALHTTVMGPQGKWVEVQIRSKRMNEIAEKGLAAHFKYKEGNNEEDRFDKWFMQIREVLSTDTDSVDFLQDFKTSFLAEEIYVYTPKGDVKMLPVGSTALDFAFSIHSAVGCKCIGAKVHHKLVPISHKLRSGDQVEIITSNKQKPSEDWLNIVVTAKAKAKIKDALREEKRKVAEDGKYTLQRKLESAGAAFNQHNIDELVHFYKLPSQLDLFYEVAVKKIELKELKDFHVIGDRLEIPKPKPIIQEPHHEPAQKAGGKKDSELIIFGESSDKIMYSLAKCCNPIPGDDVFGFVSSGKGLIIHRTNCPNAAQLLANYGHRVVKTKWAKNKEISFLTGLKIIGLDDVGVVHKITNVISGELRINIAGLTIESREGIFEGTIKVFVHDKEELEELVQRLKSLDGIQTVDRFDTDQPK; translated from the coding sequence ATGCAGCAACCAGATTTTGTGCAGGAAGCTCCTAAACAGAAATATAATTTAACCGAAGAGCAGGAAAAACGAGAGATTCTCCGGCAGTACCGCGCTTTGCTCAGAAGTCTGCGACCCAAACTCAAGAAAGGTGATAAGGAATTGTTGCGCCAGTCGTTTGAAATGGCTGCTGATGCGCATAAAACCATGCGCAGAAAAAGTGGCGAGCCCTATATCCTTCACCCCATTGCTGTAGCGATGATTTGTGTGGAAGAAATTGGACTGGGTGTGCGTAGTACCATTTGCTCATTACTACACGATACCGTAGAAGATACCGATGTTACTTTAGAAGATATTGAGCGAGAATTTGGTAGTGAGATTGCGCGCATTGTTGACGGATTGACCAAGATTGCTAATGTCATTGATACCAACTCATCGCAACAGGCAGAGAACTTCAAGAAGATTCTGTTAACACTTACAGATGATCCGAGAGTTATTCTCATCAAGCTGGCCGATCGCTTGCACAACATGCGTACACTCGACAGCATGAAGCGGGAAAAACAATTGAAGATTGCCTCTGAAACGGTTTGGGTGTATGCACCACTTGCACACCGCATGGGCTTGTACAATATCAAGACAGAAATGGAAGATCTGGCCATGAAATACATGGAGCCGGAAGCATACAAAGAAATTGCCCGTAAACTTTCTGAAACCAAACGCGAAAGAACCAGGTACATCAATGAATTCATTCGCCCAATTAAGGAAAAGCTGAATGCAGCTGGTTTCTCTTATGAAATTTATGGCCGACCAAAAAGCATCCACTCCATCTGGAACAAGATCAAGAAAAAAGGGGTGGCTTTTGAAGAAGTGTATGATCTCTTTGCCATTCGTGTGATTTTAAATTCAGCGCAGGAAAAAGAAAAAGAGGAATGCTGGAAAGTGTATTCCATGATTACTGATGAATACCTACCCTCTCCTGAACGCTTGCGCGACTGGCTGAGTAATCCTAAGAGCAATGGTTATGAAGCCTTGCACACCACCGTGATGGGCCCACAGGGTAAATGGGTGGAAGTACAGATTCGCTCAAAAAGAATGAATGAGATTGCAGAGAAGGGTCTTGCAGCACACTTTAAATATAAGGAAGGCAACAACGAGGAAGATCGCTTCGATAAATGGTTCATGCAGATTCGGGAAGTACTAAGCACAGATACGGATAGTGTAGATTTTCTGCAGGACTTCAAAACATCTTTTCTTGCTGAAGAAATTTATGTGTACACACCCAAGGGCGATGTGAAAATGTTACCTGTTGGTAGTACTGCACTGGATTTTGCTTTTTCTATTCACTCTGCCGTAGGTTGCAAATGTATTGGCGCAAAAGTGCACCACAAGCTGGTGCCTATTAGTCACAAATTGCGCAGTGGCGATCAGGTGGAAATTATCACCAGCAACAAACAAAAGCCCAGCGAAGATTGGCTGAATATTGTTGTTACCGCGAAAGCGAAAGCCAAGATTAAGGATGCTTTACGCGAAGAAAAAAGAAAAGTAGCAGAGGACGGAAAGTATACTTTACAGCGAAAGCTGGAATCAGCAGGTGCAGCGTTCAATCAGCACAATATTGATGAACTCGTTCACTTCTATAAGCTGCCTTCACAATTGGATTTGTTCTATGAAGTAGCTGTGAAGAAAATTGAATTGAAAGAGTTGAAGGATTTCCATGTGATTGGCGACAGGCTGGAAATTCCCAAACCCAAACCGATTATTCAGGAACCACATCATGAGCCTGCACAAAAAGCTGGTGGTAAAAAAGATTCTGAACTCATCATTTTCGGCGAAAGCAGTGATAAAATCATGTATTCACTGGCCAAATGCTGTAACCCCATTCCGGGTGATGATGTGTTTGGTTTTGTGAGCAGTGGTAAAGGTTTGATCATCCATAGAACCAATTGCCCCAATGCGGCACAACTATTGGCCAATTATGGTCACAGGGTAGTGAAAACCAAATGGGCGAAGAACAAAGAAATCTCCTTCCTTACAGGACTCAAGATTATTGGCCTGGATGATGTGGGTGTTGTACATAAAATCACCAACGTCATCAGTGGTGAACTGAGAATCAACATTGCCGGTTTAACCATTGAATCCAGAGAGGGTATTTTTGAGGGCACCATTAAAGTGTTTGTGCATGATAAAGAGGAGCTGGAAGAACTGGTGCAAAGACTCAAATCACTGGATGGTATTCAGACCGTTGACCGCTTTGATACAGACCAGCCTAAATAG
- a CDS encoding adenylosuccinate synthase: MVDVILGLQWGDEGKGKIVDYFAPQYDIIARFQGGPNAGHTLYVQDKKIVLHQIPSGIFHQNTINLIGNGVVLDPVTLKRECEAVAAFGIDVKKNLFISERTNIIVPTHRALDKASEMSKGESKIGSTLKGIGPSYMDKTGRNALRVGDLLDRHFTTQYIKLRMKHQKLLDNFHFIEDISAWEEEFFDALEFLRTLNVVNGEYFINNHISNGKKVLAEGAQGSMLDIDFGTFPFVTSSNTISAGVCTGLGVAPQKINEVMGVTKAYCTRVGSGPFPTELHDATGEELRKIGNEFGATTGRPRRCGWIDLVALKYTCMINGVTKVIMTKADVLDSFADLQVCTAYQVNGKETKEVPFQMAKTLPEPVYQQFQGWNTDTTKMRTATELPATMHTYIDFINASIGAPVKYVSNGPGRDQIVTL, encoded by the coding sequence ATGGTAGACGTAATTCTCGGCTTGCAGTGGGGTGATGAGGGCAAGGGCAAGATAGTTGACTATTTTGCACCACAGTATGATATCATCGCTCGTTTTCAGGGCGGTCCCAACGCAGGACACACTTTATATGTGCAAGACAAGAAAATTGTATTGCACCAGATTCCTTCCGGTATTTTTCACCAGAACACCATCAACCTCATTGGTAACGGTGTAGTACTTGACCCGGTTACACTGAAAAGAGAATGCGAAGCAGTTGCTGCTTTCGGCATAGATGTAAAAAAGAATCTTTTCATTTCTGAACGTACCAATATCATTGTGCCTACGCACCGTGCTTTGGATAAAGCTTCTGAAATGTCAAAAGGTGAAAGCAAGATTGGTTCCACTTTAAAAGGTATCGGACCATCTTATATGGATAAAACCGGCAGAAACGCTTTGCGAGTTGGTGATCTGCTGGATCGCCATTTCACTACACAGTACATCAAGCTGCGTATGAAACACCAGAAATTGCTGGACAATTTCCATTTCATAGAAGATATCTCAGCTTGGGAAGAAGAGTTCTTCGATGCACTCGAGTTCCTGAGAACTTTGAATGTGGTGAATGGTGAATACTTTATCAATAACCACATCAGCAATGGAAAGAAAGTGTTGGCTGAAGGCGCTCAAGGCAGTATGCTGGATATCGACTTCGGTACTTTCCCATTTGTAACCTCATCGAATACGATTTCTGCTGGTGTTTGTACCGGTTTAGGTGTAGCTCCACAAAAGATCAATGAAGTAATGGGTGTTACCAAAGCCTATTGTACCAGAGTAGGTAGTGGTCCCTTCCCTACTGAATTGCACGATGCAACAGGTGAAGAGCTAAGAAAAATTGGTAATGAGTTTGGTGCAACAACCGGCAGACCACGCCGTTGCGGTTGGATTGATCTGGTAGCACTGAAATACACCTGTATGATCAATGGTGTAACAAAAGTGATCATGACGAAAGCAGATGTACTGGATAGTTTTGCAGATTTGCAGGTATGTACTGCTTATCAGGTAAATGGAAAAGAAACGAAAGAAGTACCATTCCAGATGGCAAAGACATTACCAGAGCCAGTTTACCAGCAATTCCAGGGTTGGAACACAGATACAACAAAAATGAGAACAGCAACTGAGTTGCCTGCTACCATGCATACATATATTGATTTCATCAATGCATCTATCGGTGCTCCAGTGAAATATGTATCCAATGGACCGGGCAGAGATCAGATTGTTACATTGTAA
- a CDS encoding anthranilate synthase component I family protein codes for MLNWASRFNICVLLDNHGYASPHQSKEWLLAVGATARCLPDSHQSLDTFIQAHQGKWIFGHISYEYGHVLMGKTPRPETFIGFPLAEFFCPEILIECSDDGLNIFSDSLPIDEILHSIQTSTPTASTKSTPVQLTPALSKQAYIDAIQALKAHISRGDCYEINYCQQFSATGTSIDPIQVYHQLSLVSPTPFAAFYRNDAKYLLCASPERFIKKDGSTLISQPIKGTFKRNLVDAEQDEQLKKTLQEDPKERSENVMVVDLVRNDLSRVCQPGSVQVTELFGIYSFPQVHQMISTIEGRIKPSLVFSDILKALFPMGSMTGAPKESVINLIDRYEPVPRGLYSGTIGYISPNGDFDFNVVIRSIVYNATKQHISYHVGSGITYYCNPENEFQECLLKAEAMSVALS; via the coding sequence ATGTTGAATTGGGCCTCCCGGTTCAACATTTGTGTTTTACTGGATAACCATGGCTATGCATCACCACACCAATCCAAAGAATGGTTATTGGCAGTAGGCGCAACAGCGCGTTGTTTACCAGACAGTCATCAGTCACTTGACACCTTCATACAAGCACATCAAGGCAAATGGATATTTGGTCATATCAGTTATGAATATGGCCACGTATTAATGGGCAAGACACCAAGGCCTGAAACCTTTATTGGTTTTCCACTGGCTGAATTCTTTTGTCCTGAGATACTTATTGAATGTAGCGATGATGGTCTCAACATTTTCAGTGATTCACTGCCTATTGATGAGATCCTACATTCGATACAAACCAGCACTCCTACAGCATCTACCAAAAGTACTCCTGTACAACTAACGCCGGCTTTATCAAAGCAAGCCTATATTGATGCCATTCAGGCATTAAAAGCGCATATCAGCAGAGGTGATTGCTATGAGATCAATTATTGTCAGCAGTTTTCTGCAACAGGCACATCCATTGATCCCATTCAAGTATACCACCAACTCAGTTTGGTTTCACCAACGCCCTTTGCAGCATTCTATCGCAATGATGCTAAATACCTGCTTTGCGCCAGCCCGGAAAGGTTTATTAAGAAGGATGGAAGCACGTTAATCTCTCAGCCTATTAAAGGCACATTTAAAAGAAACCTGGTAGATGCTGAGCAGGATGAACAATTGAAAAAAACATTGCAAGAGGATCCTAAGGAACGCAGTGAAAATGTTATGGTTGTTGATCTGGTGCGGAACGACTTAAGCCGAGTATGCCAACCGGGATCTGTGCAGGTAACTGAACTCTTTGGCATTTATAGTTTCCCGCAGGTGCACCAAATGATTTCTACCATTGAGGGCCGCATAAAACCTTCACTAGTTTTTTCGGATATCCTGAAAGCCCTATTTCCCATGGGCAGCATGACAGGTGCACCAAAGGAAAGTGTGATCAACCTCATTGATCGATATGAGCCTGTTCCGAGAGGATTGTATTCCGGCACCATCGGCTATATTTCGCCCAATGGCGATTTTGACTTCAATGTAGTGATCAGAAGTATCGTCTATAATGCCACCAAACAGCATATCAGCTACCATGTTGGGAGTGGCATTACCTACTATTGCAATCCAGAAAATGAATTTCAAGAATGCTTGTTAAAGGCTGAAGCCATGTCCGTTGCACTAAGCTGA